Proteins from a genomic interval of Gadus macrocephalus chromosome 2, ASM3116895v1:
- the hsd17b14 gene encoding 17-beta-hydroxysteroid dehydrogenase 14 has translation MSAASLRYHNKVAVVTGGSKGIGRGIVKVFVENGAKVVFCARGVVAGEALEEELNKAGPGSCKFMTCDVSKEEDLKRLIEATVQLYGQLDCLVNNAGWHPPHKETDETSAEEFKDLLNLNLISYFLASKFALPHLRKTEGNIINISSLVASLGQVGAVPYVATKGAIISMTKAMAVDESRFKVRVNCISPGNVLTPLWEELADQTPDAAAALKAGADCQLIGRMGTEEESGLMALFLAADATFCTGVDLPLSGGAELNYGFKNRLP, from the exons ATGTCTGCCGCTTCTCTGCGCTACCACAACAAGGTGGCCGTGGTCACTGGAGGCTCCAAGGGGATTGGAAGAGGAATAGTCAAAGTGTTTG TGGAAAACGGTGCTAAAGTAGTGTTCTGCGCCAGAGGAG TTGTCGCAGGTGAGGCTCTTGAAGAAGAACTCAACAAGGCGGGCCCGGGGTCCTGCAAGTTTATGACCTGCGATGTGTCCAAAGAGGAAGACCTCAAG AGACTCATTGAGGCCACGGTGCAGCTCTACGGACAGCTGGACTGCCTGGTGAACAACGCTGGGTGGC accctcctCATAAAGAGACAGATGAGACTTCAGCAGAAGAGTTTAAAGACCTTCTGAATCTCAATCTAATCAGCTACTTCCTCGCCTCCAAa TTTGCTTTACCACACCTGCGTAAAACTGAAGGAAACATCATTAACATTTCCAGCCTAGTTGCCAGTCTCGGTCAGGTCGGAGCTGTGCCCTATGTCGCCACGAAG GGGGCGATCATCTCCATGACGAAAGCCATGGCGGTGGATGAGAGTCGCTTCAAAGTGCGTGTGAACTG CATCTCTCCCGGTAACGTTCTGACGCCTCTGTGGGAGGAGTTGGCCGATCAGACcccagacgccgccgccgccctcaaAGCTGGAGCTGACTGTCAG CTGATTGGCCGCATGGgcacggaggaggagagcgggcTGATGGCGCTGTTCCTGGCGGCCGACGCCACCTTCTGCACCGGGGTGGACCTGCCGCTCAGCGGGGGGGCGGAGCTAAACTACGGCTTCAAGAACCGCCTCCCCTGA